The Coffea arabica cultivar ET-39 chromosome 4e, Coffea Arabica ET-39 HiFi, whole genome shotgun sequence genome includes a window with the following:
- the LOC140004421 gene encoding F-box/kelch-repeat protein At3g23880-like isoform X1, translating into MESEITLTMSLKIDASGEMPVAMADSAPDFPQELIINIFSRLQAKSIGKCRCVSKPWRSLLSDPLFIKAHLSLHLHHPQKHILISISRSPPSSNLSVVTFTTTSGSSNNDGFLEKLTLLQNQLIFAQIVGSCNGLVLVLTFEGSNTPTMYLMNPTTRELVKFQPSPLVWDDAETSYGFGYDSSSDDYKIVTLSHDWLLDKTESYPAFVDVFSWRTGTWRRIGCFPYIPSSHSGVFLNGSIHWLALSKIDGLCVIIALDMSCEQFQQLPWPETDNTPHNGGRKLVVLGGCLGMVVVQSRQHVDVWMMKEYSVGESWTKFIVTTPKNASVWGPICLLGGDDVVLQMGGKNFVVHNLKERTMRDMVIAGIRDKFRRGVIGFSESLVSPIFNSQQWRATLPEDDFQNSC; encoded by the exons ATGGAGAGCGAAATCACCCTGACGATGTCTTTGAAAATTGATGCTAGTGGAG AAATGCCTGTGGCCATGGCTGACTCAGCTCCAGATTTCCCCCAAGAACTCATCATCAACATCTTCTCACGACTCCAGGCAAAATCCATCGGCAAATGCAGGTGCGTTTCGAAGCCATGGCGCTCTCTACTTTCCGACCCACTTTTCATCAAAGCCCACCTCAGTCTCCACCTCCATCACCCCCAAAAGCATATCCTCATCTCCATTTCCCGTTCTCCTCCCTCTTCCAATTTATCCGTTGTAACTTTCACCACCACCAGTGGCAGCAGTAACAACGATGGCTTTTTGGAAAAGCTGACCCTTTTGCAGAACCAATTGATCTTCGCTCAAATTGTCGGTTCTTGCAACGGGTTGGTGTTGGTGCTAACTTTTGAAGGGTCAAACACACCAACAATGTATTTGATGAACCCCACTACCAGGGAGCTTGTGAAATTTCAACCTAGCCCATTGGTTTGGGATGATGCAGAAACTAGTTATGGTTTTGGTTATGATAGTTCTAGTGATGATTATAAAATTGTTACGCTGTCTCACGATTGGCTTCTTGACAAAACAGAGAGTTATCCTGCCTTTGTTGATGTATTTAGTTGGCGGACTGGAACTTGGAGGAGGATTGGCTGTTTTCCTTATATTCCTAGTTCGCATTCTGGTGTGTTTCTAAACGGGTCTATACACTGGCTTGCTTTGTCTAAAATTGATGGATTGTGTGTTATAATTGCTTTGGATATGAGCTGCGAGCAATTTCAGCAATTGCCATGGCCTGAGACTGATAATACTCCTCATAATGGCGGTCGTAAGCTTGTAGTGCTTGGTGGATGTCTAGGAATGGTTGTGGTGCAATCTAGACAGCATGTGGATGTTTGGATGATGAAGGAGTATAGTGTTGGAGAATCTTGGACCAAATTCATTGTTACTACACCTAAAAATGCGTCTGTGTGGGGACCTATATGCCTGTTGGGGGGTGATGATGTTGTTTTGCAGATGGGTGGTAAGAACTTTGTTGTGCATAATTTGAAAGAGAGAACTATGAGGGATATGGTAATTGCTGGCATTCGAGATAAGTTTAGAAGAGGAGTAATAGGCTTTTCCGAGAGCCTTGTGTCACCTATTTTCAACAGTCAGCAATGGAGAGCAACATTACCTGAGGATGACTTTCAAAATTCATGCTAG
- the LOC140004421 gene encoding F-box/kelch-repeat protein At3g06240-like isoform X2: MPVAMADSAPDFPQELIINIFSRLQAKSIGKCRCVSKPWRSLLSDPLFIKAHLSLHLHHPQKHILISISRSPPSSNLSVVTFTTTSGSSNNDGFLEKLTLLQNQLIFAQIVGSCNGLVLVLTFEGSNTPTMYLMNPTTRELVKFQPSPLVWDDAETSYGFGYDSSSDDYKIVTLSHDWLLDKTESYPAFVDVFSWRTGTWRRIGCFPYIPSSHSGVFLNGSIHWLALSKIDGLCVIIALDMSCEQFQQLPWPETDNTPHNGGRKLVVLGGCLGMVVVQSRQHVDVWMMKEYSVGESWTKFIVTTPKNASVWGPICLLGGDDVVLQMGGKNFVVHNLKERTMRDMVIAGIRDKFRRGVIGFSESLVSPIFNSQQWRATLPEDDFQNSC; encoded by the coding sequence ATGCCTGTGGCCATGGCTGACTCAGCTCCAGATTTCCCCCAAGAACTCATCATCAACATCTTCTCACGACTCCAGGCAAAATCCATCGGCAAATGCAGGTGCGTTTCGAAGCCATGGCGCTCTCTACTTTCCGACCCACTTTTCATCAAAGCCCACCTCAGTCTCCACCTCCATCACCCCCAAAAGCATATCCTCATCTCCATTTCCCGTTCTCCTCCCTCTTCCAATTTATCCGTTGTAACTTTCACCACCACCAGTGGCAGCAGTAACAACGATGGCTTTTTGGAAAAGCTGACCCTTTTGCAGAACCAATTGATCTTCGCTCAAATTGTCGGTTCTTGCAACGGGTTGGTGTTGGTGCTAACTTTTGAAGGGTCAAACACACCAACAATGTATTTGATGAACCCCACTACCAGGGAGCTTGTGAAATTTCAACCTAGCCCATTGGTTTGGGATGATGCAGAAACTAGTTATGGTTTTGGTTATGATAGTTCTAGTGATGATTATAAAATTGTTACGCTGTCTCACGATTGGCTTCTTGACAAAACAGAGAGTTATCCTGCCTTTGTTGATGTATTTAGTTGGCGGACTGGAACTTGGAGGAGGATTGGCTGTTTTCCTTATATTCCTAGTTCGCATTCTGGTGTGTTTCTAAACGGGTCTATACACTGGCTTGCTTTGTCTAAAATTGATGGATTGTGTGTTATAATTGCTTTGGATATGAGCTGCGAGCAATTTCAGCAATTGCCATGGCCTGAGACTGATAATACTCCTCATAATGGCGGTCGTAAGCTTGTAGTGCTTGGTGGATGTCTAGGAATGGTTGTGGTGCAATCTAGACAGCATGTGGATGTTTGGATGATGAAGGAGTATAGTGTTGGAGAATCTTGGACCAAATTCATTGTTACTACACCTAAAAATGCGTCTGTGTGGGGACCTATATGCCTGTTGGGGGGTGATGATGTTGTTTTGCAGATGGGTGGTAAGAACTTTGTTGTGCATAATTTGAAAGAGAGAACTATGAGGGATATGGTAATTGCTGGCATTCGAGATAAGTTTAGAAGAGGAGTAATAGGCTTTTCCGAGAGCCTTGTGTCACCTATTTTCAACAGTCAGCAATGGAGAGCAACATTACCTGAGGATGACTTTCAAAATTCATGCTAG
- the LOC113738968 gene encoding F-box/kelch-repeat protein At3g06240-like isoform X1 encodes MSLKYFHQTEMPVATADSAPDIPQELIIDILLRLPTKSVGKCRCVSKPWRSLLSDPLFIKAHLSLHLHHPQKHILISISRSPPSSSLSVVTFTTTSGSSNNDGFLEKLTLLQNQLIFAQIVGSCNGLVLVLTFEGSDTPTMYLMNPTTRELVKFQHSPLVWDDADTSYGFGYDSSSDDYKIVMLSHDWLADKTEGYPAFVDVFSWRIGTWRRIGCFPYVPSSHSGVFLNGSIHWLALSKVDGLCVIIALDMSCEQFKQLPWPETDNTPRKRSRKLVVLGGCLGMVAVQSRHHMDVWMMKEYGVRESWTKFSVTIPKKASVWGPICLLGVDDVVLEMGGKNFVVHNLKERTTRDMVIAGIQDKFRRGVMGFCESLVSPTFYSQKWRAS; translated from the coding sequence ATGTCCTTGAAATATTTCCATCAAACAGAAATGCCTGTTGCGACGGCCGACTCAGCTCCAGATATCCCCCAAGAACTCATCATCGATATTCTCTTACGACTCCCGACAAAATCCGTCGGCAAATGCAGGTGCGTTTCGAAGCCATGGCGCTCTCTACTTTCCGACCCACTTTTCATCAAAGCCCACCTCAGTCTCCACCTCCATCACCCCCAAAAGCACATCCTCATCTCCATTTCCCGTTCTCCTCCCTCTTCCAGTTTATCCGTTGTAACTTTCACCACCACCAGTGGCAGCAGTAACAACGACGGCTTTTTGGAAAAGCTGACCCTTTTGCAGAACCAATTGATCTTCGCTCAAATTGTCGGTTCTTGCAACGGGTTGGTCTTGGTGCTAACGTTTGAAGGATCAGACACACCAACTATGTATTTGATGAACCCCACTACCAGGGAGCTTGTGAAATTTCAACACAGCCCATTGGTTTGGGATGACGCAGACACTAGTTATGGTTTCGGTTATGATAGTTCTAGTGATGATTATAAAATTGTTATGCTGTCTCACGATTGGCTTGCTGACAAAACAGAGGGTTATCCTGCCTTTGTTGATGTATTTAGTTGGAGGATTGGAACTTGGAGGAGGATTGGTTGTTTTCCTTATGTTCCTAGTTCGCATTCAGGGGTGTTTCTAAATGGGTCTATACACTGGCTTGCTTTGTCTAAAGTTGATGGATTGTGTGTTATAATTGCTTTGGATATGAGCTGCGAGCAATTTAAGCAATTGCCATGGCCTGAGACTGATAATACTCCTCGTAAGCGCAGCCGTAAGCTTGTAGTGCTTGGTGGATGTCTAGGAATGGTTGCCGTGCAATCTAGACATCACATGGATGTTTGGATGATGAAGGAGTATGGTGTTAGAGAATCTTGGACCAAATTTAGTGTTACTATACCAAAAAAGGCGTCTGTGTGGGGACCTATATGCCTGTTGGGGGTTGATGATGTTGTTTTGGAGATGGGTGGGAAGAACTTTGTTGTGCATAATTTGAAAGAGAGAACTACGAGGGATATGGTAATTGCTGGCATTCAAGATAAGTTTAGAAGAGGAGTAATGGGCTTTTGTGAGAGTCTTGTGTCACCTACTTTCTACAGTCAGAAATGGAGAGCATCGTAA
- the LOC113738968 gene encoding F-box/kelch-repeat protein At3g06240-like isoform X2 yields MPVATADSAPDIPQELIIDILLRLPTKSVGKCRCVSKPWRSLLSDPLFIKAHLSLHLHHPQKHILISISRSPPSSSLSVVTFTTTSGSSNNDGFLEKLTLLQNQLIFAQIVGSCNGLVLVLTFEGSDTPTMYLMNPTTRELVKFQHSPLVWDDADTSYGFGYDSSSDDYKIVMLSHDWLADKTEGYPAFVDVFSWRIGTWRRIGCFPYVPSSHSGVFLNGSIHWLALSKVDGLCVIIALDMSCEQFKQLPWPETDNTPRKRSRKLVVLGGCLGMVAVQSRHHMDVWMMKEYGVRESWTKFSVTIPKKASVWGPICLLGVDDVVLEMGGKNFVVHNLKERTTRDMVIAGIQDKFRRGVMGFCESLVSPTFYSQKWRAS; encoded by the coding sequence ATGCCTGTTGCGACGGCCGACTCAGCTCCAGATATCCCCCAAGAACTCATCATCGATATTCTCTTACGACTCCCGACAAAATCCGTCGGCAAATGCAGGTGCGTTTCGAAGCCATGGCGCTCTCTACTTTCCGACCCACTTTTCATCAAAGCCCACCTCAGTCTCCACCTCCATCACCCCCAAAAGCACATCCTCATCTCCATTTCCCGTTCTCCTCCCTCTTCCAGTTTATCCGTTGTAACTTTCACCACCACCAGTGGCAGCAGTAACAACGACGGCTTTTTGGAAAAGCTGACCCTTTTGCAGAACCAATTGATCTTCGCTCAAATTGTCGGTTCTTGCAACGGGTTGGTCTTGGTGCTAACGTTTGAAGGATCAGACACACCAACTATGTATTTGATGAACCCCACTACCAGGGAGCTTGTGAAATTTCAACACAGCCCATTGGTTTGGGATGACGCAGACACTAGTTATGGTTTCGGTTATGATAGTTCTAGTGATGATTATAAAATTGTTATGCTGTCTCACGATTGGCTTGCTGACAAAACAGAGGGTTATCCTGCCTTTGTTGATGTATTTAGTTGGAGGATTGGAACTTGGAGGAGGATTGGTTGTTTTCCTTATGTTCCTAGTTCGCATTCAGGGGTGTTTCTAAATGGGTCTATACACTGGCTTGCTTTGTCTAAAGTTGATGGATTGTGTGTTATAATTGCTTTGGATATGAGCTGCGAGCAATTTAAGCAATTGCCATGGCCTGAGACTGATAATACTCCTCGTAAGCGCAGCCGTAAGCTTGTAGTGCTTGGTGGATGTCTAGGAATGGTTGCCGTGCAATCTAGACATCACATGGATGTTTGGATGATGAAGGAGTATGGTGTTAGAGAATCTTGGACCAAATTTAGTGTTACTATACCAAAAAAGGCGTCTGTGTGGGGACCTATATGCCTGTTGGGGGTTGATGATGTTGTTTTGGAGATGGGTGGGAAGAACTTTGTTGTGCATAATTTGAAAGAGAGAACTACGAGGGATATGGTAATTGCTGGCATTCAAGATAAGTTTAGAAGAGGAGTAATGGGCTTTTGTGAGAGTCTTGTGTCACCTACTTTCTACAGTCAGAAATGGAGAGCATCGTAA
- the LOC140006037 gene encoding F-box/kelch-repeat protein At3g06240-like isoform X2: protein MVLFLDVGMGGDSFPDKEQVPGPDTAYLINPTTMELVKLPNRPYSWEALNNGDGFGYDSSNDDYKFVTLSRNHDPVAEPASSSDAFLDVFSVRSRTWQRIDGLPYDLQIGPGVWLNGAIHWLALFDDSLIVAFDLISEEFKPLPGPNTTIPPHQGGSYLRTRKLVVLGGCLAMMVADDQENLPSHEIDIWMMKEYGVGESWTKFSVPIPEGESFCQPICLLGDDNVVLRSSSWKFYVHNLREGSTTVVAGIQGIFGDVVGFSESLVSPISQQSNGGQHNPEGSLLEVNATEDAKICSIL, encoded by the exons ATGGTGCTATTTTTAGATGTAGGAATGGGAGGGGACTCGTTTCCCGACAAAGAGCAAGTACCAGGTCCTGATACCGCCTATTTGATCAATCCCACAACCATGGAGCTAGTGAAATTGCCAAACAGACCTTATTCCTGGGAGGCGTTGAATAACGGGGATGGTTTTGGTTACGATAGTTCTAATGATGATTACAAATTCGTGACCCTGTCGCGTAACCATGACCCTGTTGCCGAGCCTGCGAGTAGTTCTGATgcttttcttgatgtttttaGTGTGAGGAGTAGAACTTGGCAGAGAATTGATGGTTTGCCTTATGATCTTCAAATTGGTCCTGGGGTCTGGCTCAATGGTGCTATACATTGGTTAGCACTTTTTGATGATTCACTCATTGTAGCTTTTGATTTGATTAGTGAGGAATTTAAGCCTTTGCCAGGGCCTAATACTACTATTCCTCCTCATCAGGGTGGAAGTTATCTTCGGACACGCAAGCTTGTAGTTTTAGGTGGATGTCTAGCAATGATGGTTGCGGACGACCAAGAGAACCTACCTAGTCATGAGATagatatttggatgatgaaGGAGTACGGCGTTGGAGAATCTTGGACTAAATTTAGTGTTCCTATACCAGAAGGCGAGTCTTTCTGTCAACCTATTTGTCTACTAGGGGATGATAACGTTGTTTTGCGGTCGAGTAGTTGGAAATTTTATGTGCATAACTTGAGAGAGGGAAGTACGACGGTGGTTGCTGGCATTCAAGGTATTTTTGGAGATGTTGTGGGCTTTTCTGAGAGCCTTGTCTCACCTATCTCGCAGCAGTCAAACGGAGGGCAACACAACCCTGAGGGATCATTGCTGGAAGTTAATGCTACTGAAG ATGCGAAGATATGCAGCATTTTATGA
- the LOC140006037 gene encoding F-box/kelch-repeat protein At3g23880-like isoform X1 — MSLKKLHQSQMPVAKAALAPNIPQELTVDILLRLPAKSIGKFRCVSKPWRSLLSDPLFITAHLTLHRHYTQKLIFFSTSPVPPSSRSIYTLTFTTADKPGSEAVLQKLNLSENILENPSSKYASIVGSCNGLVLVLGFRMQIGFRDTMYLINPTTMEVVKLPASPLVREAVLIGGALGYDSSNDDYKIVTVSCDEPTRNETSVDVFSLRSGSWKRINSLPYHLDFRSWVFLNGAIHWLACSDSGDHSVIAFDLTCEKFNPVPIPRGEFDPLKLVDLGGCLAMLVKQTFHQMDIWVMQEYGIGQSWTKFSVATPNYFYFNDVVCLLGDDNVVLNVKEQKLVVHNLTENTRRDMVVTGIGGHLRYLIGFSESLVSPIYYCQNWRAT; from the coding sequence ATGTCCCTAAAGAAACTCCATCAATCTCAAATGCCGGTGGCCAAGGCGGCCTTAGCCCCAAATATTCCCCAAGAACTCACAGTCGACATACTCTTACGTCTTCCGGCGAAATCCATCGGTAAATTCAGGTGCGTCTCGAAGCCATGGCGATCTCTACTCTCCGACCCACTATTCATCACAGCCCACCTCACTCTTCATCGCCATTACACCCAAAAACTCATCTTCTTTTCTACTTCCCCCGTTCCTCCCTCTTCACGCAGCATCTACACCCTAACCTTCACCACCGCTGACAAGCCTGGTTCCGAAGCCGTTTTGCAAAAGCTCAACCTTTCAGAGAACATTTTAGAGAACCCATCTTCGAAGTACGCCTCAATTGTTGGTTCTTGCAACGGGTTGGTGTTGGTGTTAGGATTCAGAATGCAGATAGGCTTCCGGGATACCATGTATTTGATAAACCCCACGACCATGGAGGTAGTGAAATTGCCCGCTAGCCCTTTGGTTCGGGAGGCTGTTCTAATTGGGGGTGCTTTGGGTTATGATAGTTCTAATGATGATTACAAGATCGTTACTGTCTCGTGTGATGAACCCACGAGGAATGAAACTTCTGTTGATGTTTTTAGTTTGAGGAGTGGATCGTGGAAGAGAATTAATAGTTTGCCTTATCATCTTGATTTTCGTTCTTGGGTTTTCTTGAATGGTGCTATACATTGGTTGGCTTGCTCTGATTCTGGAGATCATTCAGTAATAGCTTTTGATTTGACTTGCGAGAAATTTAATCCAGTGCCAATTCCTAGAGGTGAATTTGATCCTCTTAAGCTTGTAGATTTAGGTGGATGTCTTGCAATGCTTGTGAAGCAAACATTTCATCAGATGGATATTTGGGTGATGCAGGAGTATGGCATTGGACAATCGTGGACTAAGTTTAGTGTTGCTACACCTAACTACTTTTATTTCAATGATGTTGTTTGCCTATTGGGGGATGATAATGTTGTTTTGAATGTTAAggaacagaaattggttgtgcATAACTTGACAGAGAACACTAGGAGGGATATGGTGGTTACCGGCATTGGAGGTCACTTGAGATACCTTATTGGCTTTTCTGAGAGCCTTGTGTCGCCTATTTACTACTGTCAGAATTGGAGAGCAACATAA
- the LOC140005462 gene encoding F-box/kelch-repeat protein At3g23880-like: MEQHTVDVGFHLKRTLTAFKGGMSCTYVFEPIVFANSRNNATTSLNHQRPSPPSAKSMSLNQLDGSQLPVSTADLAPNIPQELIIDILLRLPARSVGKFRCVSKPWRSLLSDPLFIKAHLTLHHHQPQKYILISSSPPIEKSTLSTLTFTPTGSADHDGVLKRLTLLENQLTDADIVGSCNGLVLVSEFKIKHPFRRLSNLDFMYYLINPTTMELVELPANPLAPVALPIGGAFGYDRSSDDYKVVTLSNCERITNDVHLDVFSLRSGTWRRIDVLRYRLHFLSGVFLNGAIHWLVKSDVSLILAFDLSCEELKLLPLPSSRPENCLFSRIAVLDGCLTMVATMGYCIDVWMMKGYGVEESWTKFSVTTQNYAALPLPICLLGDDDLVLYVNQKLVVHSLTGETRRDMLFAGDKFRDVKAFCESLVSPICYCQK; this comes from the exons ATGGAGCAACATACAGTAGATGTTGGTTTTCACCTGAAGAGGACGCTCACTGCCTTCAAGGGAGGAAT GAGTTGCACCTATGTTTTTGAGCCTATCGTATTCGCCAATTCTCGAAACAACGCCACCACCTCCCTCAACCACCAGCGTCCATCTCCCCCATCTGCAAAGTCTATGTCCCTGAATCAGTTGGATGGATCCCAGCTGCCGGTGTCGACGGCAGACCTAGCCCCAAATattccccaagaactcattatcGACATACTCTTGCGCCTCCCCGCAAGATCCGTCGGCAAATTCAGGTGCGTTTCGAAGCCATGGCGTTCTCTTCTCTCCGACCCACTGTTCATCAAAGCTCACCTCACTCTCCACCACCATCAACCCCAGAAATATATCCTTATTTCTTCTTCCCCTCCCATCGAAAAATCAACTCTGTCCACCCTAACTTTCACCCCTACTGGCAGCGCTGACCACGATGGCGTTTTAAAAAGGCTCACACTTCTAGAAAACCAATTGACTGACGCCGATATTGTTGGTTCTTGCAATGGGTTGGTCTTAGTTTCAGAATTCAAGATCAAACATCCCTTTAGACGGCTAAGTAACCTTGATTTTATGTACTACTTGATAAACCCCACAACCATGGAGCTCGTGGAATTACCCGCGAACCCTTTGGCTCCGGTGGCTCTTCCAATTGGGGGTGCTTTCGGTTATGATAGGTCTAGTGATGACTATAAAGTCGTCACGTTATCGAATTGTGAACGGATTACTAATGATGTTCATCTCGATGTTTTTAGTCTGAGGAGCGGAACTTGGAGGAGAATTGACGTTTTGCGTTATcgtcttcattttctttctggGGTGTTTCTGAATGGTGCTATACATTGGTTGGTGAAGTCTGATGTTTCACTAATTTTAGCTTTCGATTTGAGTTGCGAGGAATTAAAGCTCCTGCCACTGCCTTCTTCTCGTCCAGAAAACTGTTTGTTCTCTCGTATTGCAGTTCTTGACGGATGTCTAACAATGGTTGCAACTATGGGTTATTGTATTGATGTTTGGATGATGAAGGGGTATGGTGTTGAAGAATCTTGGACCAAGTTTAGTGTTACTACACAAAACTATGCGGCTCTTCCTTTACCTATTTGCCTGCTGGGGGATGATGATCTTGTTTTGTATGTGAATCAGAAACTCGTTGTGCATAGTTTGACAGGAGAAACTAGGAGGGATATGTTATTTGCTGGAGATAAGTTTAGAGATGTTAAGGCCTTTTGCGAAAGTCTTGTCTCGCCTATTTGCTATTGTCAGAAATGA
- the LOC140006038 gene encoding probable disease resistance RPP8-like protein 2 — MADPVISLVIGRIVDLLNKNSVFLKDVERQVEKLKDDLVWMRCFLKDAEQRQDEDARIRNWVSLVRAAAYDAEDVIEIFASKVEFFTKDKGLVTKLTYYPLKIVNRYKIGKEIKSLQMRLNDMETSRDKYGIKNLGEGTSTHGEELQRIRRSVEDKDIVGFEEKTKSLVAELLKEDKNRRLVSIVGMGGAGKTTLAKKVYNHADVRTRFDCRAWVCVSSSYNHKETLRTIIKQLNPITNELLDMLEKMQEQDLEERLRQDLQDKRYLVVLDDVWKEEAWDCLAGAFPDVNASSRLLLTSRNLEVAQHADALSHPCELKTLGQEDSWQLFLKMALGHGANAGCPPDLEEVGREITRRCDGLPLAITVIGGLLVAKKKLKSEWEKVLNNFSTYLSRSQSGVLAILELSYADLSPKLKFCFSYLGLFPEDHVISVRKLIRMWVAEGIIQKRDAKNLEETAAYDVEQLCSRNMVQVAETTVDERIRSCRVHDLLRELAIRKAEDENFFQIHDTRDDEISAKSRYLAVHSLPLDKNYFGSSTPPLRSLLFFNVRCHRKNISLIFKSFRKLRILDLENVNMYFNLPKGIREVRLLRYLNLRGTYISRLPHSVGCLRYLQTLDIRNSEYRLPVKVSNFIWKLESLRHLYAYWMVCDVPLKIEGLRNLQTLSGIRFEDVMHNNMITLTSLQKLEIVVDDKSEIDKLCMHLSEVGNLKTLHLYRPVVGIKWPQSLAGLSCLHHVTELELVGLDLRMLPPDFPPNLSRLSLRSTYLMDDPMPVLEKLGQLSFLKMKATYFGPHHVVISRHGFHQLKFLELSRLCALDEIKVEKGALPQLRCLRIRSCSRLRKLPEELKQCWWLNPMFAENPPTQQPWIPSCSPVDVISFFQPIGRL; from the exons CAAGGGACTCGTCACCAAATTGACGTATTATCCCTTGAAAATTGTGAACCGCTACAAGATAGGCAAAGAGATTAAATCCTTACAGATGAGGCTCAATGACATGGAGACGAGCCGTGACAAATACGGtataaaaaatcttggagaggGGACGAGTACACATGGAGAAGAGCTTCAACGGATCCGGCGATCGGTTGAGGACAAGGATATAGTGGGCTTCGAGGAGAAAACAAAATCCCTGGTGGCAGAACTTTTGAAAGAGGACAAAAACCGCCGTCTGGTTTCAATCGTCGGCATGGGAGGTGCTGGTAAGACAACTCTAGCCAAAAAAGTTTATAACCATGCTGATGTCAGGACAAGATTCGATTGCCGTGCTTGGGTCTGCGTCTCTTCAAGCTACAATCACAAAGAGACGCTGAGGACAATCATAAAGCAATTAAATCCGATAACTAATGAGCTACTTGACATGTTGGAAAAGATGCAGGAGCAGGACTTGGAAGAAAGGCTCCGTCAAGATCTACAAGACAAGCGTTATCTTGTGGTGCTTGATGATGTATGGAAGGAAGAAGCGTGGGATTGTCTTGCTGGGGCCTTTCCTGATGTTAATGCATCAAGTAGACTGCTACTTACAAGTCGCAATCTGGAGGTTGCCCAACACGCAGATGCTCTTAGCCACCCGTGTGAGTTGAAAACTTTGGGGCAGGAAGACAGCTGGCAGTTGTTTCTCAAAATGGCCTTAGGCCATGGAGCTAATGCTGGGTGTCCTCCGGATTTGGAAGAAGTAGGCAGAGAGATTACAAGAAGATGTGATGGTCTGCCGCTGGCCATCACGGTTATAGGTGGGCTGCTAGTGGCAAAGAAAAAGTTGAAGAGTGAATGGGAGAAAGTTCTCAACAACTTCAGCACATACCTGTCAAGGAGCCAGAGTGGGGTATTAGCAATTCTGGAATTAAGTTATGCAGACCTTTCTCCCAAACTGAAATTTTGCTTTTCGTATTTGGGTTTGTTTCCAGAAGACCACGTGATTTCTGTGCGCAAGTTGATCCGTATGTGGGTTGCAGAGGGAATAATCCAGAAAAGAGATGCAAAAAATTTGGAGGAAACTGCAGCATATGATGTAGAACAACTTTGTAGCAGGAATATGGTCCAAGTGGCAGAAACGACTGTTGATGAGAGGATTAGAAGCTGCAGAGTCCATGATTTGCTGCGAGAGCTTGCAATCAGAAAGGCAGaggatgaaaatttttttcagaTCCATGACACCAGAGATGATGAAATATCAGCCAAATCCAGGTACCTTGCTGTTCATAGTCTCCCTCTggataaaaattattttgggtCTTCGACCCCTCCTCTCCGGTCTCTGCTTTTTTTCAATGTCCGCTGTCACAGGAAAAACATTAGTCTTATCTTCAAAAGTTTCAGAAAGCTGAGGATACTAGACCTTGAGAATGTTAATATGTACTTTAATTTGCCAAAAGGAATTCGTGAAGTCAGGCTTCTAAGGTACCTCAATTTAAGAGGCACATACATTAGCAGGCTCCCTCATTCCGTCGGTTGCTTGCGATACCTACAAACTCTTGACATACGGAACTCTGAATATCGATTACCAGTGaaagtttcaaatttcatttggaagcttgaaagtttaCGGCATCTATATGCGTATTGGATGGTATGTGATGTGCCTCTTAAGATTGAAGGATTGAGGAATCTCCAGACTCTGTCAGGCATACGCTTTGAGGACGTCATGCATAATAACATGATAACTTTGACAAGTCTTCAGAAACTGGAGATTGTAGTGGATGACAAGTCAGAGATAGACAAACTCTGCATGCATTTATCTGAGGTTGGAAACCTAAAGACGCTACATCTTTATCGTCCTGTAGTAGGAATAAAGTGGCCACAATCTCTAGCTGGACTTTCTTGCCTCCATCATGTAACAGAGCTTGAGCTAGTCGGGCTGGATTTGAGAATGCTGCCTCCTGATTTCCCTCCAAATCTCTCTCGCTTGTCTTTGAGATCCACGTATCTCATGGATGACCCAATGCCAGTACTGGAGAAGTTGGGACAGCTGTCGTTCCTAAAAATGAAAGCTACATATTTTGGACCACACCATGTGGTCATTTCTAGGCACGGGTTTCACCAATTGAAATTCCTTGAGCTCAGCCGCCTATGTGCTTTGGATGAAATAAAGGTGGAGAAAGGTGCATTGCCACAGCTCCGGTGCCTGAGAATCAGGAGCTGCAGCAGATTACGGAAGTTGCCGGAAGAGCTGAAGCAG TGTTGGTGGCTGAATCCAATGTTTGCTGAGAATCCTCCCACCCAGCAGCCTTGGATTCCCAGCTGCAGCCCCGTCGACGTCATTAGTTTCTTCCAACCTATTGGGAGGCTCTAG